A portion of the Acidobacteriaceae bacterium genome contains these proteins:
- a CDS encoding substrate-binding domain-containing protein has product MPSKMPSRPASSAKRLYLIPILTKALDILELLQNENQPMVLEAIHKRTRISKTTVYRILKTLVHRGYVSQTADRQYRFISRARKLRFGFAGQSAEMAFSNDVTDSLRRAAEAVGIDLLVLDNQYNAGKAIENADTFIRERVDVIIEFQVEEHAAPVIADRVSAAGIPLIAVDIPHPHSTYFGVDNYRTGYTAGELLATFALNRWKGKVDWMLGLEILEAGPLVQSRITGAIEGVKSLLPNTPIECFVRIDGRGMRDKSQRAVADFLNRHPQDKRILIAAANDTSALGAIAAIRELGREKHVAIVGQDCVDEMMAEMQRNNTPAIGSVSHEVSEYGPRLIELGLALLRGETVAPYNFVNHRVVTSGNTTAQPVEPSTVPARTATKRKASQK; this is encoded by the coding sequence ATGCCGTCCAAAATGCCTTCTCGTCCCGCGTCCAGTGCCAAACGGCTCTACCTCATCCCGATTCTGACGAAGGCGCTAGACATTCTGGAGCTGCTACAGAATGAAAACCAGCCGATGGTGCTGGAGGCTATCCACAAGCGCACGCGCATCTCGAAGACGACGGTCTATCGGATTCTCAAGACTCTCGTCCATCGCGGATACGTAAGCCAGACGGCAGACCGGCAGTATCGTTTCATCTCACGCGCACGCAAGCTTCGCTTTGGCTTCGCGGGACAGAGCGCGGAGATGGCATTCTCGAACGATGTAACGGATAGCCTTCGCCGTGCGGCCGAAGCTGTTGGTATCGATCTTCTCGTCCTCGACAACCAGTACAACGCGGGCAAGGCGATTGAGAATGCAGATACGTTCATCCGTGAGCGCGTGGACGTCATCATCGAGTTCCAGGTGGAAGAGCATGCTGCGCCGGTGATCGCGGACCGCGTCTCTGCTGCGGGCATTCCGCTGATCGCCGTCGACATTCCGCATCCGCACTCCACCTACTTTGGCGTGGATAACTACCGCACCGGATATACCGCGGGAGAACTGCTTGCCACCTTTGCCCTCAATCGCTGGAAGGGGAAGGTGGATTGGATGCTCGGGCTCGAGATTCTTGAGGCAGGCCCCCTCGTACAAAGCCGGATCACCGGGGCCATTGAAGGCGTGAAGAGCCTCCTGCCAAACACTCCCATCGAATGCTTTGTTCGCATTGACGGACGTGGCATGCGCGATAAGAGCCAGCGCGCGGTGGCCGACTTTCTGAATCGGCATCCGCAGGACAAGCGCATCCTTATCGCAGCCGCCAACGACACCAGCGCGCTCGGCGCGATCGCCGCTATCCGCGAGCTTGGTCGCGAAAAGCATGTGGCTATCGTGGGACAGGATTGCGTGGACGAGATGATGGCAGAGATGCAGCGAAATAATACGCCAGCTATCGGATCCGTCTCGCATGAAGTCTCAGAGTACGGACCGAGGCTCATTGAACTTGGGCTGGCGCTCCTGCGTGGAGAAACCGTCGCGCCCTATAACTTTGTGAACCACCGCGTAGTGACGAGCGGTAATACGACGGCGCAGCCCGTTGAACCCAGCACGGTACCGGCTCGAACGGCGACGAAGCGTAAGGCAAGCCAGAAGTAG